The following are from one region of the Mycolicibacterium diernhoferi genome:
- a CDS encoding SDR family NAD(P)-dependent oxidoreductase — protein sequence MEGFAGKVAVVTGAGSGIGQALAVELGRSGAKLAISDVDTDGLAVTEERLKAIGVPVKADRLDVTEREAFELYAASVKEHFGKVNQIYNNAGIAFSGDVEVTSYKDLERVMDVDFWGVVNGTKAFLPHLIESGDGHVVNVSSVFGLFAVPGQAAYNSAKFAVRGFTEALRQEMALARHPVKVTCVHPGGIKTAIARNATAAEGIDVAEMAKAFDTKLARTSPERAAQIIMEAVRKDRARVLVGADAKILDVIIRITGAGYQKLFSTVAKGLIPK from the coding sequence ATGGAGGGCTTTGCCGGAAAAGTTGCCGTCGTCACCGGGGCGGGATCGGGCATCGGGCAGGCGCTGGCCGTCGAGCTGGGGCGCTCGGGCGCCAAGCTGGCGATCAGCGACGTCGACACCGACGGTCTGGCGGTCACCGAGGAACGGCTGAAGGCCATCGGCGTCCCGGTCAAGGCGGACCGCCTCGACGTCACCGAGCGCGAGGCCTTCGAGCTGTACGCGGCCTCGGTGAAGGAACACTTCGGCAAGGTCAACCAGATCTACAACAACGCCGGCATCGCGTTCAGCGGCGACGTGGAGGTCACCTCCTACAAGGACCTCGAACGGGTGATGGACGTCGACTTCTGGGGCGTCGTCAACGGCACCAAGGCGTTCCTGCCGCACCTGATCGAATCGGGTGACGGGCACGTCGTCAACGTGTCCAGTGTGTTCGGGCTGTTCGCGGTGCCGGGCCAGGCCGCCTACAACTCGGCGAAGTTCGCCGTCCGCGGGTTCACCGAGGCGCTGCGCCAGGAGATGGCACTGGCCAGGCATCCGGTCAAGGTGACCTGTGTACATCCCGGCGGCATCAAGACCGCGATCGCGCGCAACGCCACCGCCGCCGAGGGCATCGACGTGGCCGAGATGGCCAAGGCCTTCGACACCAAGCTCGCCCGCACCAGCCCGGAGCGCGCCGCCCAGATCATCATGGAAGCGGTCCGCAAGGACCGGGCCCGCGTGCTCGTCGGCGCCGATGCCAAGATCCTGGACGTGATCATCCGGATCACCGGCGCCGGCTACCAGAAGCTGTTCTCGACGGTGGCCAAGGGTCTGATCCCGAAGTAG
- a CDS encoding NAD(P)-dependent malic enzyme: protein MAELVKTPQVVIDDAEIFAAHEGGKLSVELKAPLDTQRALSIAYTPGVAQVSRAIAADAALAKKYTWANRLVAVVSDGSAVLGLGDIGAAASLPVMEGKSALFKTFGGLNSIPIVLDTKDPDEIVETLIRLRPTFGAVNLEDISAPRCFEIERRVIEALDCPVMHDDQHGTAIVVLAALLGAVKALDRDIASLKVVVSGAGAAGVACTNILLNSGINDIVVLDSKGIVETGRSDLNSFKAELAQRTNPRGLSGGVAEALNGADVFLGVSAGLVPEELIATMAPKGIVFALSNPDPEIHPDAARKYASVVATGRSDFPNQINNVLAFPGVFRGALDAGARRITEEMKVAAAHAIFSVVGDDLAVDHIVPSALDPRVGPAVAKAVAEASGV, encoded by the coding sequence GTGGCTGAATTGGTAAAGACCCCTCAGGTTGTCATCGACGACGCGGAGATTTTCGCGGCCCACGAGGGTGGCAAACTCTCGGTCGAGCTGAAAGCGCCGCTGGACACCCAGCGCGCGCTGTCCATCGCCTACACCCCGGGCGTAGCTCAGGTGAGCCGTGCCATCGCCGCGGATGCGGCGCTGGCCAAGAAGTACACCTGGGCCAACCGGCTGGTGGCCGTGGTCAGCGACGGCAGCGCCGTGCTGGGCCTCGGCGACATCGGCGCCGCCGCCTCGCTGCCGGTGATGGAGGGCAAGAGCGCACTGTTCAAGACCTTCGGTGGGCTGAACTCCATCCCGATCGTGCTGGACACCAAGGACCCCGACGAGATCGTCGAGACCCTGATCCGGCTGCGCCCGACCTTCGGTGCGGTGAACCTGGAGGACATCTCGGCGCCGCGCTGCTTCGAGATCGAGCGCCGCGTCATCGAGGCGCTGGACTGCCCGGTGATGCACGACGATCAGCACGGCACCGCCATCGTGGTGCTCGCCGCCCTGCTCGGTGCGGTCAAGGCGCTCGACCGCGACATCGCCTCGCTCAAGGTGGTGGTGTCCGGTGCCGGTGCCGCCGGCGTCGCCTGCACCAACATCCTGCTCAACAGCGGGATCAACGACATCGTCGTACTGGACAGCAAGGGCATCGTGGAGACCGGTCGCAGCGACCTGAACTCCTTCAAGGCCGAACTCGCGCAGCGCACCAATCCGCGCGGCCTGTCCGGTGGGGTGGCCGAGGCGCTCAACGGTGCCGATGTCTTCCTCGGGGTGTCCGCCGGCCTGGTGCCCGAGGAGCTGATCGCGACGATGGCGCCCAAGGGCATCGTCTTCGCGCTGTCGAACCCTGATCCGGAGATCCATCCCGATGCCGCACGCAAGTACGCCTCGGTGGTGGCCACCGGCCGCAGCGACTTCCCGAACCAGATCAACAACGTGCTGGCCTTCCCCGGCGTCTTCCGGGGCGCGCTGGACGCCGGTGCACGCCGCATCACCGAGGAAATGAAAGTCGCTGCCGCGCATGCCATCTTCTCGGTGGTCGGGGACGACCTGGCCGTCGACCACATTGTGCCCAGCGCGCTGGATCCGCGGGTCGGCCCGGCCGTCGCCAAGGCCGTGGCCGAGGCGTCCGGGGTCTGA
- a CDS encoding multidrug effflux MFS transporter, producing the protein MITVLGLMVALGPLTIDMYLPALPRIAEDLAVSSSVVQLTLTGTLAGLAFGQLVIGPLSDSLGRRLPLMAGIVLHMVASLVCLFAPNIEVLGAGRVVQGFGAAAAAVVAVAVVGDLYVDTAAATVMSRLILVLGIAPVIAPSLGAVVLLKASWHWVFAVLVVLAGLLLLLAALALPETLPVARRRPLHMGSIVSTYGELLRDLRFVTLVLVAALSMAGLFGYISAAPFVLQGDYGMDQQAFALVFAAGAIVLIGATQSNVVLLRRFSPQAVLRVALIVSVIAGAGFVVLALTGFGGLAGFLAPVMVILGAMGLVLPNASAVALSRHHDAAGTSAALLGAAQFGLGAVTAPVVGVLGNDEFALALVMLVGSGIALAAMLFVGTSSGPAHAAEELAEAEALGDPLAEPA; encoded by the coding sequence ATGATCACCGTTCTGGGTTTGATGGTCGCGCTCGGCCCCCTGACCATCGACATGTATCTGCCCGCGCTGCCGCGTATCGCCGAGGACCTCGCGGTCTCGTCGTCGGTGGTGCAGTTGACGCTCACCGGGACCCTCGCCGGGCTGGCGTTCGGCCAGCTGGTGATCGGGCCGCTGTCGGATTCGCTGGGCCGGCGCCTGCCGTTGATGGCCGGCATCGTGCTGCACATGGTGGCCTCACTGGTCTGCCTGTTCGCGCCCAACATCGAGGTGCTCGGCGCGGGCCGGGTGGTGCAGGGCTTCGGCGCCGCCGCGGCCGCGGTGGTGGCAGTCGCCGTCGTCGGCGACCTCTACGTGGACACCGCGGCGGCCACCGTGATGTCACGGCTCATCCTGGTGCTCGGGATCGCCCCCGTCATCGCGCCGTCGCTGGGTGCGGTGGTGCTGCTCAAGGCGTCCTGGCATTGGGTGTTCGCGGTGCTGGTGGTGCTCGCCGGGCTGCTGCTGTTGCTCGCAGCGCTGGCGCTGCCCGAGACGCTACCGGTGGCCCGCCGGCGGCCGTTGCACATGGGCTCCATCGTCTCGACCTATGGCGAACTGCTGCGCGACCTCCGGTTCGTCACCCTGGTGCTGGTGGCGGCGCTGAGCATGGCCGGTCTGTTCGGCTACATCTCCGCGGCCCCGTTCGTGCTGCAGGGCGACTACGGGATGGATCAACAGGCTTTCGCGCTGGTGTTCGCCGCCGGTGCGATCGTCCTGATCGGGGCGACGCAGTCCAATGTGGTGTTGCTGCGCAGGTTCTCACCGCAGGCGGTGCTGCGCGTGGCGCTGATCGTCTCGGTCATCGCCGGCGCCGGCTTCGTGGTGCTCGCACTCACCGGCTTCGGCGGTCTGGCCGGTTTCCTGGCGCCGGTGATGGTCATCCTGGGCGCGATGGGCCTGGTGCTGCCGAACGCGTCCGCGGTGGCGTTGTCCCGGCACCACGACGCCGCAGGCACCTCGGCCGCCCTGCTGGGCGCGGCCCAGTTCGGATTGGGCGCGGTGACCGCGCCGGTGGTCGGCGTGCTGGGCAATGACGAGTTCGCGCTGGCCCTGGTGATGCTGGTCGGCTCCGGGATCGCATTGGCCGCGATGCTGTTCGTCGGCACCTCCTCCGGTCCGGCCCACGCGGCCGAGGAGCTCGCGGAGGCCGAGGCGCTCGGCGACCCGCTGGCCGAACCTGCCTGA
- a CDS encoding DUF732 domain-containing protein produces the protein MMRMRFMVTAAAALSAGLLAAAPAQADPAGDFLNTLDGTVLSGINPADAISAGQSVCPMLADGGQDAADVAGRVADTIGRPLGPATMFTGFAISAFCPGAVASIANGESPIPLGLLGF, from the coding sequence ATGATGCGTATGCGATTCATGGTGACCGCGGCTGCGGCGCTCTCCGCTGGCCTGCTCGCCGCGGCCCCGGCCCAGGCGGACCCCGCCGGTGACTTCCTGAACACCCTCGACGGCACCGTCCTGAGCGGTATCAACCCGGCCGACGCGATCTCCGCCGGCCAGTCTGTGTGCCCGATGCTGGCCGACGGGGGACAGGACGCCGCCGACGTCGCCGGCCGCGTCGCCGACACCATCGGCCGCCCGCTCGGACCGGCCACCATGTTCACCGGCTTCGCGATCTCGGCCTTCTGCCCGGGCGCGGTGGCCTCGATCGCCAACGGCGAGTCGCCGATCCCGCTGGGGCTGCTGGGCTTCTAA
- the corA gene encoding magnesium/cobalt transporter CorA, producing the protein MPSFRPLPPSMTKPPGRRTAHDPDASGIHVPVSQAMVDCAVYCDGARLPGKYAHAAALDKVHEIEAQGSSAFVWIGLHEPDDHQMQAVADVFGLHVLAVEDAVHAHQRPKLERYGDTLFLVLKTVKYVEHESMANAREIVETGEIMIFVGPDFVVTVRHGEHGGLAGVRKRLEESPSHLRLGPYSVMHAIADSIVDSYLDVTELIETDIDAMEEDIFSPLQQTKIETIYLLKREIVELRRAVSPLATDLQRIGTDHADIVNVEIRQYMGDVLDHTIKAADRIASYDDMLTSLVQAALGKVAMQQNVDMRKISAWVAIAAVPTAIAGIYGMNFEHMPELGATWGYPLVLLVMLTVCTLLYRTFRRNHWL; encoded by the coding sequence ATGCCGTCTTTCCGCCCCCTGCCACCGTCGATGACGAAACCCCCCGGACGCCGGACGGCACACGATCCGGATGCGTCCGGCATCCATGTCCCGGTCTCGCAGGCCATGGTCGACTGCGCGGTCTACTGCGACGGCGCCCGGCTGCCCGGTAAGTACGCCCACGCCGCGGCGCTGGACAAGGTGCACGAGATCGAGGCCCAGGGCAGCTCGGCGTTCGTCTGGATCGGTCTGCATGAACCCGACGACCATCAGATGCAGGCGGTCGCCGATGTGTTCGGTCTGCACGTGCTGGCCGTCGAGGACGCCGTACACGCCCATCAGCGCCCGAAGCTGGAGCGCTACGGCGACACCCTGTTCCTGGTGCTCAAGACGGTGAAGTACGTCGAGCACGAATCGATGGCCAATGCCCGCGAGATCGTGGAGACCGGGGAGATCATGATCTTCGTCGGGCCGGACTTCGTGGTCACCGTCCGGCACGGCGAGCACGGCGGACTGGCCGGGGTGCGTAAGCGCCTGGAGGAGTCGCCGTCACATCTGCGGCTCGGCCCGTACTCGGTCATGCACGCCATCGCCGACAGCATCGTCGACAGCTATCTGGATGTCACCGAGCTCATCGAGACCGACATCGACGCCATGGAGGAGGACATCTTCTCCCCTCTCCAGCAGACCAAGATCGAGACCATCTATCTGCTCAAGCGCGAGATCGTGGAACTGCGCCGCGCGGTCAGCCCGCTGGCCACCGATCTGCAGCGCATCGGCACCGACCACGCCGACATCGTCAACGTCGAGATCCGCCAGTACATGGGCGACGTGCTCGACCACACCATCAAGGCCGCCGACCGGATCGCCAGCTACGACGACATGCTCACCTCGCTGGTGCAGGCCGCCCTCGGCAAGGTCGCCATGCAGCAGAACGTGGACATGCGCAAGATCTCGGCGTGGGTGGCGATCGCCGCGGTGCCCACCGCGATCGCGGGCATCTACGGGATGAACTTCGAGCACATGCCCGAACTCGGCGCCACCTGGGGCTACCCGCTGGTGCTGCTGGTGATGCTCACCGTGTGCACGCTGCTGTACCGGACCTTCCGCCGCAACCACTGGCTGTAG
- a CDS encoding glycine betaine ABC transporter substrate-binding protein, translating to MRRLAVVLAALLIAGCGGSPPVPASVVVGADAESVLLAHLYAAALRYYGSPAHVRDTPDPLGALDSGDVDVAPAFTGEVLTRFAPDSAARSAAQVYRAMIGALPEGLGAGDYADSTSDKPAVAVTTGTARDWQAGDVTALIERCAALTPGAAEGTRVPESFGTCTPRPAREFADAGALWAALRSGKVDIAWTSTAAPDFPEDLTMLSDRTALIRAENVVPVFRRNTLNQMQLRSLNELAGVLDTDALAQMRAAVAAGAEPGAVATAWLDANPLGH from the coding sequence ATGCGCCGGCTGGCGGTGGTACTCGCCGCGCTGCTGATCGCCGGCTGCGGCGGGTCCCCGCCGGTGCCGGCGTCGGTGGTGGTCGGCGCCGACGCCGAGTCGGTGCTGCTGGCTCACCTGTATGCCGCCGCGCTGCGCTACTACGGCAGCCCTGCGCATGTGCGGGACACCCCGGATCCGTTGGGCGCGTTGGATTCCGGTGACGTCGATGTGGCCCCGGCGTTCACCGGCGAGGTGCTCACCCGGTTCGCCCCCGACTCCGCGGCCCGATCGGCGGCGCAGGTGTACCGCGCCATGATCGGGGCGCTGCCCGAGGGGTTGGGCGCCGGTGACTACGCCGACAGCACCTCGGACAAGCCCGCCGTGGCGGTCACCACCGGCACCGCGCGGGACTGGCAGGCCGGTGATGTGACGGCACTGATCGAGCGGTGCGCCGCTCTGACACCCGGTGCGGCCGAAGGGACGCGGGTACCGGAGTCGTTCGGCACCTGCACCCCGCGGCCGGCACGGGAGTTCGCCGACGCCGGCGCGCTGTGGGCGGCGCTGCGCAGCGGCAAGGTCGACATCGCCTGGACGTCGACGGCGGCACCGGATTTTCCCGAGGACCTGACCATGCTCTCGGACCGGACCGCACTGATCCGGGCCGAGAACGTGGTGCCGGTGTTCCGCCGGAACACGTTGAACCAGATGCAGTTACGGTCGCTCAACGAGCTGGCCGGGGTGCTCGACACCGATGCGCTGGCGCAGATGCGCGCCGCGGTGGCGGCCGGCGCCGAGCCCGGGGCGGTCGCCACCGCCTGGCTCGACGCCAACCCGCTGGGGCACTGA
- a CDS encoding suppressor of fused domain protein: protein MVDVLAEVRHRLQEHFTAAGVVGDPAEASVTFLGAERISVLRFGPDADGVNHFVTLGCSRYPMVDPTNFVTDTQLGPRAELVVSLRPPSPTGLARSMAVLAAAPSVEGLVLEPDALVDLSAPLFSVDTPGGPRTAPFTAFLLGPSPVEDIVLPEPLSAVTVLQATPITPTEAAWVRLKGAEAMREAWRADGVDVFDAGRRASEPS from the coding sequence GTGGTTGACGTCCTCGCCGAGGTACGCCACCGGTTGCAGGAGCACTTCACTGCGGCCGGTGTGGTCGGTGACCCCGCCGAGGCCAGCGTCACCTTCCTGGGGGCCGAACGGATCTCGGTGCTGCGCTTCGGGCCGGACGCCGACGGTGTGAACCACTTTGTCACGCTCGGGTGTTCGCGTTACCCGATGGTCGACCCGACGAATTTCGTGACCGACACCCAGCTCGGGCCGCGCGCCGAGCTGGTCGTGTCGCTGCGCCCGCCGAGCCCGACCGGCCTGGCCCGGTCGATGGCGGTGCTGGCCGCCGCGCCCTCGGTGGAGGGGCTGGTGCTCGAACCCGATGCCCTGGTCGATCTGAGTGCCCCGTTGTTCTCCGTCGACACCCCCGGCGGGCCGCGGACCGCGCCGTTCACCGCATTCCTGCTCGGCCCCAGCCCGGTCGAGGATATCGTTCTGCCCGAACCGCTTTCGGCGGTGACGGTGCTTCAGGCCACCCCCATCACCCCGACCGAGGCGGCCTGGGTGCGGCTCAAGGGCGCCGAGGCGATGCGCGAGGCGTGGCGCGCCGACGGGGTGGACGTGTTCGACGCGGGCCGCCGCGCTTCCGAACCCTCGTAA
- a CDS encoding multifunctional oxoglutarate decarboxylase/oxoglutarate dehydrogenase thiamine pyrophosphate-binding subunit/dihydrolipoyllysine-residue succinyltransferase subunit, producing the protein MSSSPSPFGQNEWLVEEMYRKFRDDPSSVDPSWHEFLVDYAPEPIDNSAEAAPAKTSAPAAPEASPTGDAKNDAPAKTAEPKKSEAKTAEPKKPDAKTAEPKKPEPKKPEAKPAQPAAKAATDGSENAVLRGAAAAVVKNMNASLEVPTATSVRAIPAKAMIDNRIVINNHLKRTRGGKISFTHLLGYAIVQAVKKFPNMNRHFAEVDGKPNVVTPAHTNLGLAIDLPGKDGNRTLVVAAIKRCDTMKFGQFIAAYEDIVRRARDGKLTAEDFSGVTISLTNPGTIGTVHSVPRLMRGQGAIIGAGAMEYPAEFQGASEERIAELGIGKLITLTSTYDHRIIQGAESGDFLRTVHQLLLDDEFYDEIFTELSIPYEPIRWRTDNPDSIADKNARVTELIAAYRNRGHLMADIDPLRLDKTRFRSHPDLDVLTHGLTLWDLDREFKVDGFAGAEYKKLRDVLSVLRDAYCRHAGVEYTHILEPEQQRWIQERVETKHDKPTVAEQKYILSKLNAAEAFETFLQTKYVGQKRFSLEGAETVIPMMDAAIDQAAEHGLDEVVIGMPHRGRLNVLANIVGKPYSQIFGEFEGNLNPSQAHGSGDVKYHLGATGTYLQMFGDNDIAVSLVANPSHLEAVDPVLEGLVRAKQDMIDFASGDEQDAFSVVPMMLHGDAAFAGQGVVAETLNLALLRGYRTGGTIHIIVNNQIGFTTSPHDSRSSEYCTDVAKMVGAPIFHVNGDDPEACVWVAKLAVDFRQKFKKDVVIDMLCYRRRGHNEGDDPSMTQPGMYDVIDTKRGVRKTYTEALIGRGDISMKEAEDALRDYQGQLERVFNEVRELEKHEIEPSESVESDQQTPKGLNTAVDKAVLARIGDAHLAAPEDFNVHPRVQPVLDKRREMAYEGKVDWAFGELLALGSLVAEGKTVRLTGQDVRRGTFTQRHAVIIDRKTGAEFTPLDLLTTDADGNPNGGRFMVYDSALSEFAAVGFEYGYSVGNPDAIVLWEAQFGDFVNGAQSIIDEFISSGEAKWGQLADVVLLLPHGHEGQGPDHTSGRIERFLQLCAEGSMTVAMPSTPANYFHLLRRHALDGINRPLIVFTPKSMLRNKAAVSEVRDFTEVKFRSILEEPTYEDGIGDRSKVTRVLLTSGKIYYELVARKNKEQRDDVAIVRIEQLYPLPRRRLNATLEQYPNVSQYFWVQEEPANQGAWPTFGLSLPELLPEKLTGIRRISRRAMSAPSSGSSKVHAVEQQEIIDEAFAP; encoded by the coding sequence GTGAGCAGTTCACCTTCCCCCTTTGGACAGAACGAATGGCTCGTCGAAGAGATGTATCGCAAATTCCGCGACGATCCTTCGTCGGTCGATCCCAGCTGGCACGAATTCCTGGTGGATTACGCCCCCGAACCGATCGACAACTCGGCAGAGGCGGCCCCTGCCAAGACTTCCGCGCCGGCAGCGCCCGAGGCCTCCCCGACCGGCGATGCCAAGAACGACGCTCCGGCCAAGACGGCCGAGCCCAAGAAGTCTGAGGCGAAGACGGCCGAGCCCAAGAAGCCCGACGCGAAGACGGCCGAACCGAAGAAGCCCGAGCCCAAGAAGCCCGAGGCCAAGCCGGCCCAGCCCGCGGCCAAGGCCGCCACCGACGGCAGTGAGAACGCCGTGCTGCGCGGCGCCGCCGCGGCCGTGGTCAAGAACATGAACGCCTCGCTGGAGGTGCCCACCGCGACCAGCGTGCGGGCCATCCCGGCCAAGGCGATGATCGACAACCGCATCGTCATCAACAACCACCTCAAGCGCACCCGCGGCGGCAAGATCAGCTTCACCCACCTGCTCGGCTACGCCATCGTGCAGGCGGTCAAGAAGTTCCCGAACATGAACCGGCACTTCGCCGAGGTGGACGGCAAGCCCAACGTGGTGACGCCGGCCCACACCAATCTGGGTCTGGCGATCGACCTGCCGGGCAAGGATGGCAACCGCACGCTGGTCGTTGCGGCCATCAAGCGCTGCGACACAATGAAGTTCGGCCAGTTCATCGCCGCCTACGAGGACATCGTGCGGCGCGCCCGGGACGGCAAGCTGACCGCCGAGGACTTCTCCGGGGTGACGATCTCGCTGACCAACCCGGGGACCATCGGCACCGTGCACTCGGTGCCGCGGCTGATGCGCGGCCAGGGTGCCATCATCGGCGCCGGTGCGATGGAGTACCCGGCCGAGTTCCAGGGTGCGAGCGAGGAGCGCATCGCCGAACTGGGTATCGGCAAGCTCATCACCCTGACGTCGACCTACGACCACCGCATCATCCAGGGCGCGGAATCCGGCGACTTCCTGCGCACCGTGCACCAGCTGCTGCTCGACGACGAGTTCTACGACGAGATCTTCACCGAACTCAGCATCCCGTACGAGCCGATCCGGTGGCGCACCGACAACCCCGACTCGATCGCGGACAAGAACGCCCGCGTCACCGAACTGATCGCGGCCTACCGCAACCGCGGGCACCTGATGGCCGATATCGATCCGCTGCGCCTGGACAAGACCCGCTTCCGCAGCCACCCCGACCTCGACGTGCTCACCCACGGGCTGACGCTGTGGGATCTGGACCGCGAGTTCAAGGTGGACGGCTTCGCCGGCGCCGAGTACAAGAAGCTGCGCGACGTGCTGTCGGTGCTGCGCGACGCCTACTGCCGGCACGCCGGCGTGGAGTACACCCACATCCTGGAACCCGAGCAGCAGCGCTGGATTCAGGAACGCGTCGAGACCAAGCACGACAAGCCGACGGTCGCCGAGCAGAAGTACATCCTGTCCAAGCTGAACGCGGCCGAAGCCTTCGAGACCTTCCTGCAGACCAAATATGTTGGGCAGAAGCGCTTCTCACTGGAGGGCGCGGAGACCGTCATCCCGATGATGGACGCCGCGATCGACCAGGCCGCCGAGCACGGTCTCGACGAGGTCGTCATCGGCATGCCGCACCGCGGCCGGCTCAACGTGCTGGCCAACATCGTCGGCAAGCCGTACAGCCAGATCTTCGGCGAGTTCGAGGGCAACCTCAATCCGTCCCAGGCGCACGGTTCCGGCGACGTCAAGTACCACCTCGGCGCGACCGGCACCTACCTGCAGATGTTCGGGGACAACGACATTGCGGTATCGCTGGTCGCCAACCCGAGCCACCTGGAGGCCGTCGACCCGGTGCTGGAGGGTCTGGTCCGCGCCAAGCAGGACATGATCGACTTCGCCTCCGGCGACGAGCAGGACGCGTTCTCGGTGGTGCCGATGATGCTGCACGGTGACGCCGCGTTCGCCGGCCAGGGCGTGGTCGCCGAGACGCTGAACCTGGCGCTGCTGCGTGGCTACCGCACCGGCGGCACCATCCACATCATCGTCAACAACCAGATCGGTTTCACCACCTCACCGCACGACTCGCGGTCCAGCGAGTACTGCACCGACGTCGCGAAGATGGTGGGAGCGCCGATCTTCCACGTCAACGGTGACGATCCGGAGGCCTGCGTCTGGGTGGCCAAGCTGGCCGTCGACTTCCGCCAGAAGTTCAAGAAGGACGTCGTCATCGACATGCTGTGCTACCGCCGACGCGGGCACAACGAGGGTGACGACCCGTCGATGACCCAGCCCGGCATGTACGACGTGATCGACACCAAGCGCGGTGTGCGCAAGACCTACACCGAAGCGTTGATCGGACGCGGTGACATCTCGATGAAGGAGGCCGAGGACGCGCTGCGCGACTACCAGGGCCAACTGGAGCGGGTGTTCAACGAGGTCCGCGAGCTGGAGAAGCACGAGATCGAGCCGAGCGAGTCGGTCGAGTCCGATCAGCAGACCCCGAAGGGGCTGAACACCGCCGTGGACAAGGCGGTGCTGGCCCGCATCGGCGACGCACACCTGGCCGCACCGGAGGACTTCAACGTCCACCCGCGCGTGCAACCGGTGTTGGACAAGCGCCGCGAGATGGCCTACGAGGGCAAGGTCGACTGGGCGTTCGGCGAGCTGCTCGCGCTGGGTTCACTTGTCGCCGAAGGCAAGACGGTCCGCCTCACCGGCCAGGACGTCCGCCGCGGCACGTTCACCCAGCGCCACGCCGTCATCATCGACCGCAAGACCGGCGCCGAGTTCACCCCGCTGGACCTGCTGACCACCGATGCCGACGGCAACCCCAACGGGGGTCGTTTCATGGTCTACGACTCGGCACTGTCCGAGTTCGCCGCGGTGGGCTTCGAGTACGGCTACTCGGTGGGCAACCCGGACGCGATCGTGTTGTGGGAGGCCCAGTTCGGCGACTTCGTCAACGGCGCCCAGTCGATCATCGACGAGTTCATCTCCTCCGGTGAGGCCAAGTGGGGTCAGCTCGCCGACGTGGTGCTGCTGCTACCGCACGGACATGAGGGCCAGGGCCCCGACCACACCTCGGGGCGCATCGAGCGGTTCCTGCAGCTGTGCGCCGAGGGCTCGATGACGGTCGCCATGCCGTCGACACCGGCGAACTACTTCCACCTGCTGCGCCGGCACGCCCTGGACGGCATCAACCGGCCGCTGATCGTCTTCACCCCGAAGTCGATGCTGCGCAACAAGGCCGCCGTCAGCGAGGTGCGGGACTTCACCGAGGTCAAGTTCCGGTCGATCCTGGAGGAACCCACCTACGAGGACGGCATCGGCGACCGGTCGAAGGTGACCCGGGTGCTGCTCACCAGCGGCAAGATCTACTACGAGCTGGTGGCCCGCAAGAACAAGGAGCAGCGCGACGACGTCGCGATCGTGCGGATCGAGCAGCTCTACCCGCTGCCGCGGCGCCGGCTCAACGCCACCCTGGAGCAGTACCCCAATGTGTCGCAGTATTTCTGGGTGCAGGAAGAGCCGGCCAACCAGGGCGCCTGGCCGACGTTCGGGCTCTCACTGCCGGAGTTGTTGCCGGAGAAGCTGACCGGGATCAGGCGGATCTCGCGGCGTGCCATGTCGGCGCCGTCGTCGGGCTCCTCGAAGGTGCACGCCGTCGAACAGCAGGAGATCATCGACGAGGCGTTCGCCCCGTAA